From a single Macadamia integrifolia cultivar HAES 741 unplaced genomic scaffold, SCU_Mint_v3 scaffold2828, whole genome shotgun sequence genomic region:
- the LOC122067309 gene encoding fasciclin-like arabinogalactan protein 12, with protein MMTLKLKQLLLSLTLLFTTTLAQTTPATAPAPSGPTNITAILEKAGQYNIFIKLLRSTQVENQINTQLNNSNQGLTLFAPPDNAFSNLKAGILNSLSDEQKVELVQFHTLPSYVPLSSFQTVSNPIRTQAGNSNNGQFPLNVTTSGSNVNITTGVVNTTVANTIYTDGQLAVYQVDQVLLPLDFFTTPAPAPAPTPAKKKKTHAFAPTTTADTTADSSNAVRIITKFSTGVSFGVVLVMVAAIGL; from the coding sequence ATGATGACTCTGAAACTGAAACAGCTCCTTCTATCACTCACCCTCCTCTTCACCACAACCTTAGCTCAGACTACACCTGCAACTGCCCCTGCCCCTTCTGGTCCCACCAACATCACTGCAATCCTAGAGAAGGCAGGGCAGTACAATATCTTCATCAAGCTACTGAGAAGTACCCAAGTTGAAAACCAGATCAATACACAGCTCAACAACTCAAACCAAGGTCTTACTCTCTTTGCTCCACCAGACAATGCCTTCTCTAATCTCAAAGCAGGAATCCTCAATTCCCTCTCAGACGAGCAAAAGGTGGAGTTGGTTCAATTTCATACCCTCCCTTCTTATGTTCCTCTCTCATCATTTCAAACTGTGAGTAACCCAATTCGTACTCAAGCTGGGAACAGTAACAATGGCCAATTCCCATTGAATGTGACCACTTCAGGCAGCAATGTGAACATAACTACCGGAGTGGTTAATACCACAGTGGCTAACACGATCTACACAGATGGGCAGTTAGCTGTGTATCAGGTGGATCAAGTACTTCTTCCTCTGGACTTCTTTACTACACCTGCGCCGGCTCCGGCACCGACTCcggccaagaagaagaagacacatgCGTTTGCTCCTACAACTACGGCTGATACTACTGCGGATTCATCTAATGCCGTAAGGATCATCACAAAGTTCAGTACTGGGGTGTCCTTCGGAGTTGTTTTAGTGATGGTTGCAGCCATTGGTTTGTGA